The Amaranthus tricolor cultivar Red isolate AtriRed21 chromosome 6, ASM2621246v1, whole genome shotgun sequence genome has a segment encoding these proteins:
- the LOC130816148 gene encoding mediator of RNA polymerase II transcription subunit 13 — MWTNIFRIGGLHHVSWFQFLPIESDLTTLPDKSAKTEQRDGATLEVLHSHLQLQKDGFLSTWTNCFVGPWDPSQGMHNPDEKIKLWLFLPGRHSCIAETAQAAVCRLRVVASGIWISPGDSEEVANALSQALKNRLERTLMELSYLRFGDVFLRYRPFSQSEELFRKGQPTIEFVFAATEDAIFVHAILSTKHVRTISGGDLEKVLKLSSSSLGQRPPVIVSPHGMCGKITGCCSSDLVKQVFVGCGTSRTSTGLVGLPYPVARTSGCKLRGQNYYLEVTVGRNIPKSEKGELPNSNIDRCNHPTSGSPSNVIGNQEVSTGNHHFCEKTFIYPPEAVLVPVLQGSYARSSLKRFWLPNWRGLSSPTLTLFSCGGSETDNMVDSWSESDEISLQRGLNSSSNSNNSSISSLSGSSSDSDCRAKATSGDLEADADSLIGRQSGLSSVGAMETTGVKQGAKRSRSGADDSYVQTGSMINASTQDYSNSGITGIGNDQIGSQWDWDDDDRSVGMDIQALLLEFGDFGDFFENDSLPFGEPPGTAESQALMISGQDCGDGGGSPSGALMDVPDQMMSSGFQMFESFQPSSMGMEECVSTIQEATKSTSSSGPVSCAPAVSTGEVDHVIKAEALLTFAPEYGAVEAPSSELSSTVFRSPYQPKPEKAESIKSSGYNYVYGATPPLSPGSNGSDENVGTTADSKIHPGKHDIGSILQKFYTQIDRGQTPVDIKSVMSNNSVISSEGESLSLFSGFNSATSVKAIKNMVGEVANSAKHLLISQQTIPAVELECLMFQAFMCRIRHTLLSLCSSASTTWNRSIDNMALGQFSGDPSVTLENLPIKSELKKKESIPVRIAGNFDGGMLDSPYNAPIGVWRSVGTTKPTKAANSLTAEAFSSLSHKKYTEETMNAYQNRQPLQDFLDAMPLLVQQAASFVDIAFDGEFVDGPYSWLALQEQGRRTFSCGPQMVHAGCGGVLASCHSFDISGVALLDPVSADAQPSSVLSLLQSDVKTALKSAFSNSEGPLSVMDWCKGRSQSVDVGTISEAISAESSLSEYRESSNASAISMGNPVSPSQPSAGIPSGLRDGSKGDDTSQRRSSQELCMSDSELQPELRRRPTLFVIPHSSILVGYQDDWLKTSATSLQLWEKAPLEPYAFRKHVSYYVICPNIDPLTMVAADFFQELGSVYETCKLGSHFPHALGNQMDIDTGKSSTSGFVVLDVPQSMKVDSSNASVMGSISDYYHSISSGWDLGSYLRSLAKVLKGLQVGSGLAGNTKEGTNSPCTVIYVVCPFPDPAAVLRTIVESSVAVASVIYSSDNDKRAMLHSQVAQALSHASGVDEASISNIPALSGFSVPRLVLQIIPIDAIFRVTAPSLNELVMLKEIAFTVYNKARRISRGSSNDIVHSSHFSGRSSSMLANMANPIPSMWKDCVGSRISGPSLSREADLDPGLRAGAWDNTWQRAGGLGCDPNRSAESFFLEDAHYVFEPLFILAEPGSVELGVSPTLIGNMGTDDSNGGFLQSSTLCGDTVPSSQLDASEGDCFGSGQQKSPPSLHCCYGWTEDWRWLVCIWTDSRGELLDNHIFPFGGISSRQDTKGMQNLFVQVLQQGCQLLQACASPDSGVVRARDFVITRIGCFYELECQEWQKALYSIGGSEVKKWPLQLRRASPDGLPTNSNGASLQQQEMDRSLPSSPNPLYSPPSKSSGFMKGGLGQNASRKQLIGGPAVVDSSRGSLQWVQSISFVSVSIDHSLQPVSQADAYTGNNQGNTTVGSLNYLEGFTPVRSLGSTTASYILIPSPSMRFLTPSPLQLPTCLTSESPPLAHLLHSKGYAIPLSTGFVVSRAVPSLKKDIKNHKEEWPSSLSVSLVDFYGGCGFPNDKLGRSLSKQAARGIVSDARENEVEIHLILESVMAELHALSWMTVSPAYLERRSALPFHCDMVLRLRRLLYFAEKDLCRLLPEKQV; from the exons GCATGTACGAACCATTTCTGGTGGTGATTTGGAGAAAGTGTTGAAGCTTTCCTCGAGTAGCCTTGGCCAGAGACCTCCTG TGATAGTTTCTCCTCATGGAATGTGTGGCAAAATTACTGGGTGCTGTTCAAGTGATCTTGTGAAGCAGGTGTTTGTTGG cTGTGGCACATCAAGAACGTCAACTGGATTGGTAGGATTGCCGTATCCTGTTGCTCGCACATCTGGATGCAAGTTACGGGGACAGAATTATTACTTGGAAGTTACTGTTGGTCGCAATATACCTAAAAGTGAAAAAGGGGAATTGCCAAATTCAAATATTGACAGATGCAATCACCCAACATCCGGGTCTCCTTCCAATGTTATAGGGAACCAGGAAGTATCCACTGGCAATCATCATTTTTGTGAAAAGACATTCATCTATCCTCCTGAAGCAGTTCTTGTCCCAGTTTTGCAAGGCTCATATGCAAGATCGTCTTTAAAAAG ATTTTGGTTACCAAATTGGAGGGGATTGTCGTCACCCACTTTGACTCTTTTTAGTTG CGGTGGCTCTGAGACAGACAACATGGTTGATTCATGGTCTGAATCTGATGAGATCAGCTTGCAACGTGGTCTAAACAGTAGcagcaatagtaataatagtagcATCAGCAGCTTAAGTGGTAGCTCAAGTGATAGTGACTGTAGAGCCAAGGCAACATCGGGTGACCTTGAAGCTGATGCTGACTCCTTAATTGGCAGACAGTCTGGTCTATCATCTGTTGGTGCCATGGAAACTACTGGTGTTAAGCAG GGTGCAAAACGTTCACGCTCAGGAGCAGACGATTCATATGTACAAACAGGTAGTATGATAAATGCTTCCACACAAGATTACAGCAATTCAGGGATCACAGGAATTGGAAATGATCAAATTGGCTCTCAGTGGGActgggatgatgatgatagaaGTGTAGGCATGGACATACAAGCTCTTCTTCTTGAGTTTGGTGATTTCGGTGATTTCTTTGAAAATGATTCATTGCCGTTTGGAGAG CCCCCAGGAACCGCAGAGTCTCAGGCACTCATGATTTCTGGTCAAGATTGTGGAGATGGAGGTGGAAGTCCCTCAGGTGCCCTTATGGATGTTCCGGATCAGATGATGTCTTCAGGTTTTCAAATGTTTGAAAGCTTTCAACCTTCTTCGATGGGCATGGAAGAGTGTGTTAGTACTATTCAAGAAGCCACAAAAAGTACTTCTTCATCTGGTCCTGTGAGCTGTGCACCAGCAGTTTCAACTGGTGAAGTTGATCATGTAATTAAAGCTGAAGCATTATTGACTTTTGCTCCTGAATATGGAGCAGTTGAGGCCCCTTCAAGTGAGCTTTCCTCAACTGTGTTTAGAAGCCCCTACCAGCCAAAACCTGAGAAAGCTGAGAGTATAAAATCAAGTGGATATAATTATGTTTATGGCGCAACACCACCTTTATCACCTGGCTCCAATGGGTCTGATGAAAATGTTGGTACGACGGCTGATTCCAAAATACATCCTGGAAAACATGATATTGGTTCTATTCTCCAGAAATTTTACACCCAGATTGATAGAGGTCAAACTCCAGTGGATATAAAGTCTGTTATGAGTAACAATTCAGTGATTTCTTCTGAGGGGGAATCTTTGTCTTTATTTTCTGGTTTCAACTCTGCTACTTCTGTTAAAGCTATTAAAAATATGGTTGGTGAAGTGGCTAATAGTGCTAAACACCTACTGATTTCTCAACAAACAATCCCTGCTGTTGAACTTGAATGCTTAATGTTCCAGGCGTTCATGTGCAGGATCCGACATACCTTACTATCTCTTTGTAGTTCTGCTTCTACAACCTGGAACAGATCCATTGACAACATGGCATTGGGACAATTTTCTGGTGATCCTAGTGTCACCCTTGAAAATCTGCCCATTAAATCTGAATTGAAAAAGAAGGAATCAATACCAGTCAGAATTGCTGGTAATTTTGATGGAGGGATGCTTGATAGTCCTTATAATGCACCCATTGGAGTTTGGCGCTCTGTTGGAACGACTAAACCTACAAAAGCTGCTAATTCACTTACTGCTGAGGCTTTCTCTTCCTTATCACATAAGAAGTATACCGAGGAAACCATGAATGCATATCAGAATAGGCAGCCACTTCAAGATTTTCTTGATGCCATGCCATTGCTTGTCCAACAAGCTGCCTCTTTTGTTGATATTGCATTTGATGGTGAATTTGTTGATGGTCCATACAGCTGGCTTGCTTTACAAGAGCAGGGAAGGCGGACATTCTCGTGTGGGCCGCAAATGGTTCATGCTGGTTGTGGTGGTGTTTTGGCATCTTGCCATTCTTTTGATATTTCTGGTGTGGCTCTGCTTGATCCTGTTTCAGCTGAT GCTCAGCCATCATCAGTTCTAAGTTTGCTGCAGTCTGATGTGAAAACAGCTTTGAAATCTGCATTTAGTAACTCAGAGGGTCCTTTATCGGTTATGGATTGGTGCAAAGGTCGGTCTCAGTCAGTAGATGTAGGAACTATATCCGAAGCCATATCTGCTGAATCCAGTTTAAGCGAATATAGAGAATCTTCAAATGCGTCAGCAATATCTATGGGTAACCCAGTCAGCCCGTCACAGCCCTCTGCTGGTATCCCTTCTGGCTTGAGAG ATGGAAGTAAAGGGGATGACACTAGTCAAAGAAGGTCAAGCCAGGAGCTCTGCATGTCAGATTCAGAGCTGCAGCCTGAGTTGCGGAGGAGGCCTACCCTGTTTGTCATTCCTCATTCCTCTATCCTTGTTGG ATACCAAGATGATTGGCTGAAGACATCAGCAACTTCTTTGCAACTATGGGAAAAGGCTCCTCTTGAGCCATATGCTTTCCGGAAACAC GTTTCTTATTATGTTATTTGTCCAAATATTGATCCCTTGACTATGGTGGCTGCTGATTTTTTTCAAGAACTAGGAAGTG TTTACGAGACATGCAAACTGGGAAGCCATTTTCCGCATGCTCTTGGAAATCAAATGGATATAGATACGGGGAAGAGTTCAACTTCTGGTTTTGTTGTTCTTGATGTCCCTCAATCAATGAAGGTTGATAGTAGTAATGCCTCTGTTATGGGATCAATTAGTGACTATTATCATTCTATATCAAGTGGTTGGGATCTTGGAAGCTATCTCAGATCTCTTGCAAAGGTTCTCAAGGGCTTACAAGTCGGGTCTGGTTTGGCTGGAAATACAAAAGAAGGAACTAATAGTCCTTGTACT GTGATCTATGTTGTGTGCCCATTTCCTGATCCAGCTGCTGTTCTGCGTACTATTGTTGAATCTTCTGTAGCTGTTGCTTCAGTGATATACTCATCTGATAATGACAAGAGAGCCATGTTGCACAGTCAGGTGGCACAAGCTTTAAGCCATGCATCAGGTGTTGATGAAGCATCCATATCAAATATTCCTGCACTCTCAGGGTTTAGTGTTCCTAGATTAGTTCTGCAAATTATTCCCATAGATGCAATTTTCCGAGTTACAGCTCCAAGTCTTAACGAACTTGTTATGCTTAAAGAGATAGCTTTTACTGTTTATAACAAGGCTAGGCGTATCTCGCGAGGATCCTCTAATGATATTGTACATTCATCACACTTTTCTGGTAGATCTTCATCAATGTTGGCGAACATGGCCAATCCGATTCCGAGTATGTGGAAAGATTGTGTTGGTTCTCGCATTTCAGGTCCATCGCTATCAAGGGAAGCTGATCTTGATCCTGGGTTGAGGGCTGGAGCCTGGGATAACACATGGCAAAGGGCTGGTGGATTAGGTTGTGACCCCAACCGAAGTGCAGAATCTTTCTTTCTAGAGGATGCCCATTAtgtgtttgaaccactttttaTTTTGGCTGAACCGGGCTCTGTGGAGCTGGGGGTATCGCCTACGCTCATTGGTAATATGGGTACAGATGATAGCAATGGAGGATTTTTGCAGAGTTCAACACTATGTGGAGATACAGTGCCCAGCTCCCAGCTTGATGCATCTGAAGGTGATTGCTTTGGATCTGGCCAACAGAAGTCACCCCCAAGCCTGCACTGTTGCTATGGTTGGACGGAAGATTGGCGTTGGCTGGTGTGCATATGGACCGATTCTAGAGGAGAACTGCTGGACAATCACATTTTTCCTTTTGGTGGAATTAGTAGTAGACAAGATACCAAGGGCATGCAAAACCTTTTTGTCCAAGTTCTTCAACAAGGTTGCCAACTACTTCAGGCCTGTGCTTCTCCAGATTCAGGTGTGGTGAGAGCAAGAGATTTTGTGATTACAAGGATTGGGTGCTTTTATGAGCTAGAATGCCAAG AATGGCAGAAAGCACTCTATTCAATCGGTGGGTCAGAAGTTAAAAAATGGCCATTGCAATTACGGCGAGCAAGTCCAGATGGTCTACCAACCAACAGCAACGGAGCGTCCCTTCAGCAGCAGGAAATGGATAGAAGCTTACCTTCTTCCCCTAATCCACTGTATAGTCCACCCTCAAAATCTTCTGGCTTCATGAAAGGAGGACTGGGACAAAATGCAAGTAGAAAGCAGCTTATTGGTGGGCCAGCGGTTGTTGATTCCTCAAGAGGATCATTGCAGTGGGTACAGAGCATTAGCTTTGTCTCAGTATCCATTGACCACTCTCTACAGCCCGTCTCTCAAGCTGATGCCTATACTG GGAACAATCAAGGTAATACCACTGTGGGTTCATTGAATTACTTGGAAGGATTTACCCCTGTTAGATCTCTTGGTTCTACCACAGCCTCTTACATTTTGATCCCATCTCCTAGCATGCGCTTCCTCACGCCATCCCCTCTTCAGCTTCCAACTTGCTTGACCTCAGAATCACCCCCTCTGGCTCACCTCCTTCACAGTAAAGGCTATGCGATTCCACTTTCTACCGGTTTTGTAGTATCAAGAGCTGTTCCGTCACTTAAGAAAGACATCAAGAACCATAAAGAAGAATGGCCTTCTTCTCTTTCAGTTAGTCTTGTTGATTTTTATGGAGGTTGTGGTTTTCCAAATGATAAATTGGGAAGATCACTTTCAAAACAGGCAGCCAGAGGCATAGTTTCTGATGCTAGGGAGAATGAAGTAGAGATCCATTTGATTCTCGAGTCTGTTATGGCTGAGCTCCATGCCCTGTCGTGGATGACTGTGAGCCCCGCATATCTCGAGAGACGTTCGGCACTTCCATTTCACTGTGACATGGTATTGAGGTTGAGAAGGCTGTTATATTTTGCCGAGAAGGATCTATGTCGTCTGCTACCTGAAAAACAAGTATAG